The following are encoded together in the Phoenix dactylifera cultivar Barhee BC4 unplaced genomic scaffold, palm_55x_up_171113_PBpolish2nd_filt_p 000144F, whole genome shotgun sequence genome:
- the LOC103714786 gene encoding G patch domain and ankyrin repeat-containing protein 1 homolog, with protein sequence MGDEELGSSSRAIDSSNVGFQLLRKCGWKEGTGLGASEQGRLEPLQTHVKKNKRGLGAEKIKEKKKLPEDPTSKENLQSKKKQMSVSKRIKKMQQEEEQMKEKEFERAFFREFWPDNV encoded by the exons ATGGGGGACGAGGAGTTGGGTTCCAGCTCTCGAGCAATCGATTCCTCCAACGTTGGCTTTCAG CTACTCAGGAAATGCGGGTGGAAGGAGGGCACCGGTCTTGGTGCTTCCGAGCAG GGAAGGTTAGAACCTTTGCAAACTCATGTGAAGAAAAATAAGCGTGGTCTTGGTGCAgagaaaataaaggaaaagaagaagcttCCGGAGGATCCTACTTCTAAG GAAAACTTGCaatcaaagaaaaaacaaatGTCGGTCTCTAAAAGGATTAAGAAGATGCAGCAAGAAGAGGAGCAAATGAAAGAGAAGGAATTTGAACGAGCCTTCTTCAGAGAGTTCTGGCCAGATAATGTCTGA
- the LOC103714787 gene encoding uncharacterized protein LOC103714787 isoform X3, with product MCTPFELLKLRRQVSATRIKTSSSHKAMQESTPLISKLLPGYTPGIKAWNNTVGLLSTLSPKHPDMVGVLKQYPWMLTGSGRPPLASDVKGPFNIISLEGWSALWRGLRPGIARDCVFGGVFFSTWQFFHIAMLNWKALDINPPPRSIDEVGPVSPLASSLAAGFSGMAAAASSHSFDTAKSRSQFIVTPKSDWLHINVYRTRLNRCSGSAEPDWFVQYIRFQARTGWNLYRACRNRPYMAMERKLLRWKAPGIWLERVTGMSPADRNIMFRGLWLRMVRSGIASSALVGSYLLAVEYLF from the exons ATGTGTACTCCATTTGAACTTCTTAAGCTTCGTAGACAAGTTTCAGCAACACGCATTAAAACTTCGAGCTCTCATAAGGCTATGCAAGAATCAACTCCACTAATTTCAAAACTGTTACCTGGTTATACTCCTGGTATCAAGGCATGGAACAATACTGTGGGCCTTTTGTCCACTCTTTCACCCAAGCATCCAGACATGGTTGGTGTGCTGAAACAGTACCCTTGGATGCTGACTGGTTCCGGGAGGCCACCACTTGCATCTGATGTTAAAGGTCCTTTCAATATCATATCCTTGGAAGGATGGAGTGCTTTATGGAGAGGACTTCGACCAGGAATTGCTCGGGACTGTGTATTTGGCGGTGTTTTCTTTTCCACCTGGCAATTCTTTCATATAGCTATGCTTAACTGGAAGGCTCTTGATATAAACCCTCCTCCCAG GTCAATCGATGAAGTAGGTCCTGTATCCCCATTGGCTTCTAGTCTTGCTGCTGGCTTTTCTGGAATGgctgctgctgcttcttctCACTCATTTGACACTGCCAAAAGTCGATCACAATTTATTGTTACACCGAAg TCAGATTGGCTACACATCAATGTCTATCGAACCAGGCTGAACCGCTGCTCGGGCAGTGCCGAACCGGATTGGTTCGTCCAATACATTCGGTTTCAGGCCCGTACTGGCTGGAACCTCTACCGAGCCTGCCGGAATCGACCG TACATGgccatggagaggaagcttcttCGATGGAAAGCACCTGGAATTTGGCTAGAAAGAGTGACAGGGATGTCTCCTGCTGATAGGAATATCATGTTCCGTGGTCTTTGGTTGCGGATGGTGCGTAGTGGAATTGCATCTTCTGCACTTGTTGGAAGTTACTTATTGGCAGTTGAATATCTCTTTTAA
- the LOC103714787 gene encoding uncharacterized protein LOC103714787 isoform X1 produces the protein MGNLLQENMFAGHAIAAAGSVAVASSFTHPLDTLKTLLQVGAGSAQKLSIAQVVESVRSASGVSGIYSGFGWSTLGKISGIGARFGIYEIVTAFYKDGREDNYVYVSEALLAGIAAGAIESVMCTPFELLKLRRQVSATRIKTSSSHKAMQESTPLISKLLPGYTPGIKAWNNTVGLLSTLSPKHPDMVGVLKQYPWMLTGSGRPPLASDVKGPFNIISLEGWSALWRGLRPGIARDCVFGGVFFSTWQFFHIAMLNWKALDINPPPRSIDEVGPVSPLASSLAAGFSGMAAAASSHSFDTAKSRSQFIVTPKSDWLHINVYRTRLNRCSGSAEPDWFVQYIRFQARTGWNLYRACRNRPYMAMERKLLRWKAPGIWLERVTGMSPADRNIMFRGLWLRMVRSGIASSALVGSYLLAVEYLF, from the exons ATGGGAAATCTTCTCCAGGAGAATATGTTCGCAGGCCACGCCATTGCGGCCGCCGGCTCCGTCGCCGTCGCCTCCTCCTTCACTCATCCCCTCGACACCCTCAAGACGCTCCTCCAG GTTGGTGCGGGGTCTGCGCAAAAATTGAGTATCGCTCAGGTGGTAGAAAGCGTTCGATCGGCGTCAGGAGTTTCAG GTATATATAGTGGGTTTGGATGGTCAACACTTGGTAAGATTTCAGGCATAGGAGCACGCTTTGGAATCTATGAAATAGtgacagctttttataaag ATGGAAGGGAAGACAACTACGTGTATGTTTCTGAGGCCCTTTTGGCTGGCATAGCTGCTGGTGCCATAGAATCTGTTATGTGTACTCCATTTGAACTTCTTAAGCTTCGTAGACAAGTTTCAGCAACACGCATTAAAACTTCGAGCTCTCATAAGGCTATGCAAGAATCAACTCCACTAATTTCAAAACTGTTACCTGGTTATACTCCTGGTATCAAGGCATGGAACAATACTGTGGGCCTTTTGTCCACTCTTTCACCCAAGCATCCAGACATGGTTGGTGTGCTGAAACAGTACCCTTGGATGCTGACTGGTTCCGGGAGGCCACCACTTGCATCTGATGTTAAAGGTCCTTTCAATATCATATCCTTGGAAGGATGGAGTGCTTTATGGAGAGGACTTCGACCAGGAATTGCTCGGGACTGTGTATTTGGCGGTGTTTTCTTTTCCACCTGGCAATTCTTTCATATAGCTATGCTTAACTGGAAGGCTCTTGATATAAACCCTCCTCCCAG GTCAATCGATGAAGTAGGTCCTGTATCCCCATTGGCTTCTAGTCTTGCTGCTGGCTTTTCTGGAATGgctgctgctgcttcttctCACTCATTTGACACTGCCAAAAGTCGATCACAATTTATTGTTACACCGAAg TCAGATTGGCTACACATCAATGTCTATCGAACCAGGCTGAACCGCTGCTCGGGCAGTGCCGAACCGGATTGGTTCGTCCAATACATTCGGTTTCAGGCCCGTACTGGCTGGAACCTCTACCGAGCCTGCCGGAATCGACCG TACATGgccatggagaggaagcttcttCGATGGAAAGCACCTGGAATTTGGCTAGAAAGAGTGACAGGGATGTCTCCTGCTGATAGGAATATCATGTTCCGTGGTCTTTGGTTGCGGATGGTGCGTAGTGGAATTGCATCTTCTGCACTTGTTGGAAGTTACTTATTGGCAGTTGAATATCTCTTTTAA
- the LOC103714787 gene encoding uncharacterized protein LOC103714787 isoform X2, whose amino-acid sequence MGNLLQENMFAGHAIAAAGSVAVASSFTHPLDTLKTLLQVGAGSAQKLSIAQVVESVRSASGVSGIYSGFGWSTLGKISGIGARFGIYEIVTAFYKDGREDNYVYVSEALLAGIAAGAIESVMCTPFELLKLRRQVSATRIKTSSSHKAMQESTPLISKLLPGYTPGIKAWNNTVGLLSTLSPKHPDMVGVLKQYPWMLTGSGRPPLASDVKGPFNIISLEGWSALWRGLRPGIARDCVFGGVFFSTWQFFHIAMLNWKALDINPPPRSIDEVGPVSPLASSLAAGFSGMAAAASSHSFDTAKSRSQFIVTPKYMAMERKLLRWKAPGIWLERVTGMSPADRNIMFRGLWLRMVRSGIASSALVGSYLLAVEYLF is encoded by the exons ATGGGAAATCTTCTCCAGGAGAATATGTTCGCAGGCCACGCCATTGCGGCCGCCGGCTCCGTCGCCGTCGCCTCCTCCTTCACTCATCCCCTCGACACCCTCAAGACGCTCCTCCAG GTTGGTGCGGGGTCTGCGCAAAAATTGAGTATCGCTCAGGTGGTAGAAAGCGTTCGATCGGCGTCAGGAGTTTCAG GTATATATAGTGGGTTTGGATGGTCAACACTTGGTAAGATTTCAGGCATAGGAGCACGCTTTGGAATCTATGAAATAGtgacagctttttataaag ATGGAAGGGAAGACAACTACGTGTATGTTTCTGAGGCCCTTTTGGCTGGCATAGCTGCTGGTGCCATAGAATCTGTTATGTGTACTCCATTTGAACTTCTTAAGCTTCGTAGACAAGTTTCAGCAACACGCATTAAAACTTCGAGCTCTCATAAGGCTATGCAAGAATCAACTCCACTAATTTCAAAACTGTTACCTGGTTATACTCCTGGTATCAAGGCATGGAACAATACTGTGGGCCTTTTGTCCACTCTTTCACCCAAGCATCCAGACATGGTTGGTGTGCTGAAACAGTACCCTTGGATGCTGACTGGTTCCGGGAGGCCACCACTTGCATCTGATGTTAAAGGTCCTTTCAATATCATATCCTTGGAAGGATGGAGTGCTTTATGGAGAGGACTTCGACCAGGAATTGCTCGGGACTGTGTATTTGGCGGTGTTTTCTTTTCCACCTGGCAATTCTTTCATATAGCTATGCTTAACTGGAAGGCTCTTGATATAAACCCTCCTCCCAG GTCAATCGATGAAGTAGGTCCTGTATCCCCATTGGCTTCTAGTCTTGCTGCTGGCTTTTCTGGAATGgctgctgctgcttcttctCACTCATTTGACACTGCCAAAAGTCGATCACAATTTATTGTTACACCGAAg TACATGgccatggagaggaagcttcttCGATGGAAAGCACCTGGAATTTGGCTAGAAAGAGTGACAGGGATGTCTCCTGCTGATAGGAATATCATGTTCCGTGGTCTTTGGTTGCGGATGGTGCGTAGTGGAATTGCATCTTCTGCACTTGTTGGAAGTTACTTATTGGCAGTTGAATATCTCTTTTAA